The proteins below are encoded in one region of Berryella intestinalis:
- a CDS encoding glycosyltransferase family 4 protein, which produces MKILNVIAQKPDFTGSGIFLAHTVEQELALGHDTAVICGIEDGEAIETLPGQTAVVPVRFGTAELPFNVCGMSDSMPYPSTRYRDLAPDAVAAFESAFSRALSGVLDSFDPDIVVCHHLYLLTGIVRETVADRPVVAFCHSTDLRQMEQHGLERDRIVRAVRSLDRIFALHAQQQSEIERIYGVDPERIIQTGPGFDRETFNLGGKPVERARGSLVFVGKVSRAKGAQALVEALNLVSAEQVPAGFSLDLVGGHGSDAQEFQAICDRARDCAWPVTLTGRIPLDELVEKYRSREVFVLPSFFDGLPLSAIEALACGCKVVLSDLPGLRPWFEKNLPDAPIVWVAPPRMKAVDEPFEEDLPAFERRLADAIIACLAMPHRPARVDSLSWEGLTRRFVEESAALVAGGGN; this is translated from the coding sequence TTGAAGATTCTCAACGTCATAGCCCAGAAACCCGACTTTACCGGAAGCGGCATATTCCTCGCCCATACCGTCGAGCAGGAGCTTGCGCTGGGTCACGATACCGCCGTGATCTGCGGTATCGAAGACGGGGAGGCAATCGAGACCCTGCCGGGGCAAACCGCGGTCGTCCCCGTGCGGTTCGGCACCGCCGAGCTGCCGTTCAACGTGTGCGGCATGTCGGATTCCATGCCCTACCCCTCCACCCGCTACCGCGACCTCGCGCCCGATGCGGTCGCCGCGTTCGAGTCGGCGTTTTCCCGCGCGCTATCGGGCGTGCTGGACTCCTTCGATCCCGACATCGTCGTCTGCCACCACCTGTACCTGCTGACCGGCATCGTGCGCGAAACCGTGGCGGATCGGCCCGTCGTGGCGTTTTGCCACTCCACCGACCTGCGCCAGATGGAACAGCACGGCCTCGAGCGCGACCGCATCGTCCGGGCCGTGCGCTCCCTCGACCGCATCTTCGCCCTCCATGCGCAGCAGCAATCCGAGATCGAGCGGATCTACGGCGTCGATCCCGAGCGGATCATCCAGACCGGCCCGGGATTCGATCGGGAAACCTTCAACCTCGGTGGAAAGCCCGTCGAGCGCGCGAGGGGATCACTGGTGTTCGTGGGCAAGGTATCCCGCGCGAAGGGAGCGCAGGCGCTGGTCGAGGCTTTGAACCTCGTCTCGGCCGAGCAGGTGCCCGCCGGGTTCTCGCTCGACCTCGTGGGAGGCCACGGAAGCGACGCGCAGGAGTTCCAGGCCATCTGCGATCGGGCGCGGGACTGCGCATGGCCCGTGACGCTGACCGGGCGCATACCCCTCGACGAGCTGGTGGAAAAGTACCGCTCGCGCGAGGTCTTCGTGCTGCCCTCGTTCTTCGACGGGCTGCCGTTATCGGCTATCGAGGCCTTGGCCTGCGGCTGCAAGGTGGTTCTCTCCGACCTGCCCGGCCTGCGGCCCTGGTTCGAGAAAAACCTCCCCGACGCCCCCATCGTATGGGTGGCGCCCCCGCGGATGAAGGCCGTAGACGAGCCTTTCGAAGAAGACCTGCCCGCGTTCGAGCGGCGCCTGGCCGATGCGATCATCGCATGCCTCGCGATGCCCCATAGGCCCGCGCGCGTCGACTCCCTTTCCTGGGAGGGGCTGACGAGGCGGTTCGTCGAAGAGTCGGCCGCCCTCGTTGCCGGAGGCGGAAACTAG
- a CDS encoding ABC transporter ATP-binding protein, which translates to MLEISSLVKTFGSRRVIDDLSLFVGEGELVCLLGSSGCGKTTTLRAIGGYLLPDSGSIRVEGAEISSLPPEKRPVSTVFQSYALFPHMTVEENVAYGLKVRREPRSEVRRRTGEMLERVGLSECARARIGEISGGQQQRVALARSLVLSPKVLLLDEPLSNLDANLRVRMREQIKDIQRGFGVTMLFVTHDQQEALTLGDRIAIIRDGRLCQVGRPEDVYDHPADRFCANFLGRVNTLRTDRGAVCFRPEDAAVRDGGRFTGSVTRSVFLGSHRELHIQVGGDEVVVYGSGERNPAAGDAVSFDIEKTLEWKK; encoded by the coding sequence GTGCTTGAGATCTCTTCGCTGGTGAAAACGTTCGGGTCCCGCCGCGTCATCGACGACCTCTCGCTTTTCGTGGGGGAAGGCGAGCTGGTGTGCCTGCTCGGTTCGTCCGGATGCGGCAAGACCACGACCCTGAGGGCCATCGGCGGCTACCTGCTGCCCGACTCCGGATCGATCCGCGTCGAGGGGGCCGAGATCTCGTCTTTGCCGCCCGAGAAGCGCCCCGTATCGACGGTGTTCCAATCCTACGCCCTGTTCCCCCACATGACCGTCGAGGAGAACGTGGCGTACGGCCTGAAGGTGCGAAGGGAGCCCAGAAGCGAGGTGCGCCGCCGCACGGGCGAGATGCTCGAGCGCGTGGGCCTGTCCGAATGCGCCCGCGCGCGCATCGGCGAGATATCCGGAGGCCAGCAGCAGCGCGTCGCGCTGGCGCGCTCGCTGGTTCTAAGCCCCAAGGTGCTGCTTTTGGACGAACCCCTCTCGAACCTCGACGCGAACCTGCGCGTCCGGATGCGCGAGCAGATCAAGGACATCCAGCGCGGCTTCGGCGTCACCATGCTGTTCGTCACCCACGACCAGCAAGAGGCGCTCACGCTGGGCGACCGCATCGCCATCATACGCGACGGGCGCCTGTGCCAGGTGGGGCGGCCCGAGGATGTCTACGACCATCCGGCCGACCGGTTCTGCGCGAATTTCCTCGGACGGGTGAACACCCTCCGAACCGACCGGGGCGCGGTGTGCTTCCGCCCCGAAGACGCCGCCGTGCGCGACGGGGGCCGCTTCACGGGGTCGGTGACGCGCAGCGTGTTCCTCGGCTCCCACCGGGAGCTGCATATCCAGGTTGGGGGAGACGAAGTCGTCGTCTACGGCAGCGGGGAACGCAACCCCGCTGCCGGCGATGCGGTCTCTTTCGATATAGAGAAAACGTTGGAATGGAAGAAGTGA
- a CDS encoding extracellular solute-binding protein translates to MGETNVSRRSFVIGMAAAVPALALAGCSSDKKEATEAASEKSTALKSTSGKSMKVICTSEAYSKLFDKFSAETGAQAVEYISMSSGEALSRLRAEGGTPAADLWFGGGIDSFMSAASDGLLEKVEFDRASEFAAGFKSEENLWFSKGSTVVGFLVNEAMLSQMGAKKPLAWADLVDPSYRDNILMSSPAVSGTNYAVVNAILQTLGDEKGWAYFASLNENIPYYTRRGSDPSTRVAAGEAAIGITYLDRTLDEILQNKDLSLVYPTDGIPYIPDGVAAFKGGEDVEDAKLFIEWLFSSDDNLKSLTEIDKKSTVLMSLPTVKGIELDFDTSLLMDEDLELFGSQRKSVLAKWEEVTSGKTVLEK, encoded by the coding sequence ATGGGAGAAACGAACGTATCGCGCCGCAGCTTCGTCATAGGGATGGCGGCCGCCGTGCCGGCCCTCGCCCTGGCCGGCTGCAGCTCCGACAAGAAGGAGGCGACCGAAGCCGCCTCCGAGAAGTCAACCGCGCTGAAGTCGACCTCGGGCAAGTCGATGAAGGTCATCTGCACAAGCGAGGCCTACTCGAAGCTGTTCGACAAATTCTCCGCCGAAACCGGAGCTCAGGCCGTCGAATATATCTCGATGTCGTCCGGCGAAGCGCTCTCGCGCCTGCGCGCCGAAGGCGGGACCCCGGCAGCCGACCTGTGGTTCGGGGGCGGCATCGACTCGTTCATGTCCGCCGCTTCCGACGGCCTGCTCGAAAAGGTCGAGTTCGACCGCGCGAGCGAGTTCGCGGCAGGGTTCAAAAGCGAGGAGAACCTGTGGTTCTCGAAGGGCTCGACCGTCGTCGGGTTCCTGGTGAACGAGGCCATGCTCTCCCAGATGGGCGCGAAGAAACCGCTCGCCTGGGCCGATCTGGTCGATCCTTCGTACCGCGACAACATCCTCATGTCCTCGCCGGCGGTTTCGGGCACGAACTACGCTGTGGTGAACGCGATCCTGCAGACCCTCGGGGACGAGAAGGGCTGGGCGTACTTCGCGAGCCTCAACGAGAACATCCCCTACTACACCCGCCGCGGCAGCGATCCTTCGACCCGCGTCGCCGCCGGCGAAGCGGCCATCGGCATCACCTACCTCGACCGCACCCTCGACGAGATCCTGCAGAACAAGGACCTGTCGCTGGTCTACCCCACTGACGGCATCCCCTACATCCCCGACGGGGTGGCCGCGTTCAAGGGCGGCGAGGACGTGGAGGACGCCAAGCTGTTCATCGAATGGCTGTTCTCCAGCGACGATAACCTGAAGTCCCTCACCGAGATCGACAAGAAGAGCACCGTCCTCATGAGCCTGCCCACCGTCAAGGGCATCGAGCTGGACTTCGACACCTCGCTGCTGATGGACGAGGATCTGGAGCTGTTCGGCTCGCAGCGCAAGAGCGTCCTGGCCAAATGGGAAGAGGTCACCTCGGGAAAGACCGTGCTGGAGAAGTAG
- the dnaE gene encoding DNA polymerase III subunit alpha, with product MAFVHLHNHTEYSLLDGMTKIKDMVKRAAELDMPAVAITDHGVMSGVPELCDACAAVGKETGKKVKPIYGCEVYFTDDDELRRDGKPRLFHLILLAKNNTGYHNLLKLVSESHVDNFYYKPRTTFSMLQKYGEGVIATSACIAGIVARHLDKGLFDDACAWANKLASCFAPGDFYIELQNQGPEVRTDSGMSQVQLNRELNRVAQACGFKTVAANDFHYLLREDAEAHDVLLCIGTGRKVNETDRMRFPNDQFYMKTEEEMREALSEFPEACDATVEIAEKCNVELERDSILPRFPLPEGETEESWFRKRVQEGLVKRYGDPVPAEAQERADYEMGIVIQQGFPAYFLIVQEYIEWARNQGIGVGPGRGSAAGAIVAYAMGITDLDPLSNGLLFERFLSPERVEMPDIDVDFEDERRGEVIEHIKEVYGEDHVSGVITFGKLQAKNAVRDAARVLDYPYSVGDRITKLIGDELGITIADALEKNPDLKAAYAAEEDVHTVIDAALGIEGHLRNEGVHACATIICRDPMSDHVPMKRDTKGGGIITQYDGHYTPDLGLLKMDFLGLRTLGVLSRACRNVKASRGIEVVPEEIPTDDPLAFKIMQDANMDGLFQVEGALYVSLFSRLPPKRFSDVVASIALNRPGPLESGMVDDYVKVASGRVSPHYYDDRLRGILEETYGTMVYQEQIMQVSMEMSGFSAGKADKLRKAMGKKKLDIMRQLQADWNQGAIERGYALEIAEKIWDDAEKFAKYAFNKSHSAAYAILVMRTAYMKAHYPNEYMAAVLSSYMGNTDKLIHYIASCNHNGTPVLPPDINSSNAEFTPVEDGIRFGLVGVRGVGRNVAELIIAEREAQGEFTSLHDFVRRVDAKCYNRKTLEALIKGGAFDSTGYTRKQLMYFVDETPLLDSAAKTQKDRDAGQVSMFDMFGDDPESGFEDDTPEPDGVEWPKRQKLAYEKGILGIYVSDHPMRPYERAVAKITKHRLGDLADHKGDIKSDVFAGMVNGVVTKLTKTGKRMATFNLEDVTGSVECICFKYDDNADALMEDKIVKIKGKFEHGDRGDQIIAYDIDELDLGEGDESAAPGAGRAGHFELRVPCHLFDQAKIQQLNRLLSQYPGNDFVVLFVAQEDGRKFRAELPITVDSSSVFLKSELQQLFGQVVW from the coding sequence ATGGCGTTCGTCCATCTGCACAACCATACCGAGTACTCCCTGCTCGACGGCATGACCAAGATCAAGGACATGGTGAAGCGCGCAGCCGAGCTGGACATGCCCGCCGTCGCCATCACCGATCACGGCGTGATGTCGGGCGTCCCCGAGCTGTGCGACGCCTGCGCGGCCGTCGGGAAGGAGACGGGCAAGAAGGTCAAGCCCATCTACGGGTGCGAGGTGTACTTCACCGACGACGACGAGCTGCGCCGCGACGGCAAGCCCCGCCTGTTCCACCTCATCTTGCTGGCGAAGAACAACACGGGTTACCACAACCTGCTGAAGCTGGTCAGCGAGTCGCACGTCGACAACTTCTACTACAAGCCCCGCACGACGTTTTCCATGCTGCAGAAGTACGGCGAGGGCGTCATCGCGACGTCGGCCTGCATCGCGGGCATCGTGGCGCGCCATCTGGACAAGGGGCTGTTCGACGACGCCTGCGCATGGGCGAACAAGCTTGCGAGCTGCTTTGCGCCCGGGGACTTCTACATCGAGCTGCAGAACCAGGGCCCCGAGGTGCGCACCGACAGCGGCATGTCGCAGGTGCAGCTGAATCGGGAGCTGAACAGGGTCGCCCAGGCCTGCGGGTTCAAGACGGTGGCGGCCAACGATTTCCACTACCTTCTGCGCGAGGACGCCGAGGCCCACGACGTCTTGCTGTGCATCGGCACGGGCCGCAAGGTGAACGAGACCGACCGCATGCGCTTTCCCAACGACCAGTTCTACATGAAGACCGAGGAGGAGATGCGCGAGGCGCTCTCCGAGTTCCCCGAGGCCTGCGACGCCACGGTCGAGATCGCCGAGAAGTGCAACGTCGAGCTCGAACGCGACTCCATCCTGCCGCGCTTCCCGCTTCCCGAGGGCGAGACCGAGGAGAGCTGGTTCCGCAAGCGCGTCCAGGAGGGCCTGGTCAAACGTTATGGCGATCCCGTCCCCGCCGAGGCGCAGGAACGCGCCGACTACGAGATGGGCATCGTCATCCAGCAGGGCTTCCCGGCGTACTTCCTCATCGTGCAGGAATACATCGAATGGGCTCGCAACCAGGGTATCGGCGTGGGGCCGGGGCGCGGTTCGGCCGCAGGCGCCATCGTCGCGTACGCGATGGGGATCACCGACCTCGACCCTTTGAGCAACGGCCTGCTGTTCGAGCGCTTCCTGTCGCCCGAGCGCGTGGAGATGCCCGATATCGACGTCGACTTCGAGGACGAACGGCGCGGCGAGGTGATCGAGCACATCAAAGAGGTGTACGGGGAAGACCACGTGTCGGGCGTCATCACCTTCGGTAAGCTCCAGGCCAAAAACGCCGTGCGCGACGCGGCGCGCGTGCTGGACTACCCTTACAGCGTGGGCGACCGCATCACCAAGCTCATCGGCGACGAGCTGGGCATCACCATCGCCGATGCGCTGGAGAAGAACCCCGACCTCAAGGCCGCCTACGCCGCCGAGGAAGACGTGCACACCGTGATCGACGCGGCGCTCGGCATCGAGGGGCACCTGCGCAACGAGGGCGTCCATGCATGCGCCACCATCATCTGCCGCGACCCCATGAGCGACCACGTTCCCATGAAGCGCGACACCAAAGGCGGAGGCATCATCACCCAATACGACGGGCATTACACGCCCGACCTGGGGCTTCTGAAGATGGACTTCCTGGGTCTGCGCACGCTGGGCGTTCTGTCGCGGGCGTGCCGCAACGTGAAGGCCTCGCGCGGCATCGAGGTCGTGCCCGAGGAGATCCCCACCGACGACCCGCTGGCCTTCAAGATCATGCAGGATGCGAACATGGACGGCCTGTTCCAGGTCGAGGGCGCTCTGTACGTCAGCCTGTTCAGCCGCCTGCCCCCCAAGCGCTTCTCCGACGTCGTAGCCTCCATCGCCCTGAACCGCCCCGGCCCGCTGGAGTCGGGCATGGTGGACGACTACGTGAAGGTCGCGTCCGGGCGCGTGTCTCCGCACTACTACGACGACCGGCTGCGCGGCATCCTGGAAGAGACGTACGGCACCATGGTCTACCAAGAGCAGATCATGCAGGTGTCCATGGAGATGAGCGGCTTTTCGGCCGGCAAGGCCGACAAGCTGCGCAAAGCGATGGGCAAAAAGAAGCTCGACATCATGCGCCAGCTCCAGGCCGACTGGAACCAGGGCGCGATCGAGCGCGGCTACGCGCTGGAGATCGCCGAGAAGATCTGGGACGACGCGGAGAAGTTCGCTAAGTACGCCTTCAACAAGTCCCACTCGGCCGCCTACGCCATCCTGGTCATGCGCACGGCCTACATGAAGGCGCACTACCCCAACGAGTACATGGCGGCGGTGCTGTCCAGCTACATGGGCAACACCGACAAGCTCATCCACTACATCGCCAGCTGCAACCACAACGGCACGCCCGTGCTGCCGCCCGACATCAACTCGTCCAACGCCGAGTTCACCCCGGTCGAGGACGGCATCCGCTTCGGGCTGGTGGGCGTGCGCGGCGTGGGGCGCAACGTGGCCGAGCTCATCATCGCCGAACGCGAGGCGCAAGGCGAGTTCACCTCCCTGCACGACTTCGTGCGCCGCGTCGATGCGAAATGCTACAACCGCAAGACGCTCGAAGCGCTGATCAAGGGCGGTGCGTTCGACTCGACGGGATACACGCGCAAGCAGCTGATGTACTTCGTGGACGAAACGCCCCTGCTGGACAGCGCCGCCAAAACCCAGAAAGACCGCGATGCGGGCCAGGTCAGCATGTTCGACATGTTCGGGGACGACCCCGAATCCGGGTTCGAGGACGACACCCCCGAGCCCGACGGCGTCGAGTGGCCCAAGCGCCAGAAGCTCGCGTACGAGAAGGGCATCCTGGGCATCTACGTGTCCGACCACCCCATGCGCCCGTACGAGCGGGCCGTGGCGAAGATCACCAAGCACCGTCTGGGCGATCTGGCCGACCATAAGGGCGACATCAAGTCCGACGTGTTCGCGGGCATGGTGAACGGCGTGGTGACGAAGCTCACCAAGACGGGCAAGCGCATGGCGACGTTCAACCTCGAGGACGTGACGGGTTCGGTCGAGTGCATCTGCTTCAAGTACGACGACAACGCCGACGCCCTCATGGAGGATAAGATCGTCAAGATCAAGGGCAAGTTCGAGCACGGCGATCGGGGCGACCAGATCATCGCGTACGATATCGACGAACTCGACTTGGGCGAAGGCGACGAGTCGGCTGCACCGGGGGCCGGGCGTGCGGGGCATTTCGAGCTGCGCGTGCCGTGCCACCTGTTCGATCAGGCCAAGATCCAGCAGCTCAACCGCCTTTTGAGCCAGTATCCGGGCAACGACTTCGTGGTGCTGTTCGTGGCCCAGGAAGACGGCCGCAAGTTCCGCGCCGAGTTGCCCATCACGGTGGATTCGAGCAGCGTGTTCCTGAAATCCGAGCTTCAGCAGCTGTTCGGGCAAGTGGTCTGGTAG
- a CDS encoding ABC transporter substrate-binding protein, with the protein MLTRRGFVKMSASVAAAVSMGGLLSSCGASRPAPSGGSSVKNQVVIAMSTGSEPEAGFDPIMGWGDGGHGHEPLIQSTLVSTDEHLAFQNDLATSYSVSDDGLTWTFKIRSDVKFTDGEPLTARDVAFTFNSIMNAPASEVDLSFLTGVSAPDDETAVFSLSKPFNALLYLVANIGIVPEHAYGPDYGSNPIGSGRYKLEQWDRGQQAILVSNPDYYGAAPTIERVVALFMAEDAALAAVQSGQADVAYTSAVLSSATVPGYSLAGYASVDSRGISLPMAAPGETRIGADGVVYPVGNKVTCDLSIRRAINYGLDRQKLVDEILNGHGSVAYSVGDGMPWASDDMKCGTDVERAKSILAEGGWTAASDGVLEKDGVRAEFDLYYPANDSVRQSFAHEFSSQMRELGIAVSLRGTDWDEIFAHGYSDPVLWGWGTNSPLETYTLYRSSSEGNYAGYANQDCDAYLDAALAQPSVEESFAYWKRAQWDGSQGFAPQGEAAWVWMANIDHLYFVRDGLNIAPQKPHPHGHGWSLANNVDRWTW; encoded by the coding sequence ATGCTTACGAGGCGAGGGTTTGTGAAGATGTCGGCATCGGTTGCGGCTGCCGTGTCGATGGGCGGCCTGCTTTCTTCCTGCGGGGCCTCCCGCCCGGCCCCATCGGGTGGATCGTCGGTTAAGAACCAGGTGGTGATCGCGATGTCGACCGGATCGGAACCCGAGGCGGGCTTCGATCCGATTATGGGATGGGGCGACGGCGGTCACGGGCACGAGCCGCTGATCCAGTCGACGCTCGTTTCAACCGACGAGCACCTTGCGTTCCAGAACGATCTCGCCACGTCGTATTCGGTGTCGGATGACGGTCTGACGTGGACGTTCAAGATTCGCAGCGATGTGAAGTTCACCGATGGGGAGCCCCTGACAGCTCGCGACGTCGCCTTCACGTTCAACTCCATAATGAACGCGCCGGCATCGGAAGTGGATCTGTCGTTCCTCACGGGCGTGTCGGCCCCCGACGACGAAACCGCGGTGTTCTCGCTTTCGAAACCGTTCAACGCCCTGCTCTATCTGGTTGCGAACATCGGTATCGTTCCCGAGCACGCTTACGGTCCCGATTACGGTTCCAATCCGATCGGCTCGGGGCGCTACAAGCTGGAGCAGTGGGACAGGGGCCAGCAGGCCATCCTGGTATCCAATCCCGACTACTACGGGGCCGCTCCGACGATAGAGCGCGTTGTGGCGCTTTTCATGGCGGAGGACGCGGCGCTGGCGGCGGTGCAGTCGGGTCAGGCCGACGTAGCCTACACGTCGGCGGTGCTATCCTCGGCGACGGTGCCCGGCTATTCCCTTGCGGGTTATGCGTCGGTTGATTCGCGCGGCATATCGCTGCCGATGGCGGCGCCCGGCGAAACCCGGATCGGGGCAGATGGCGTGGTCTACCCCGTGGGAAACAAGGTGACGTGCGACCTTTCCATCAGGCGCGCCATCAACTACGGGCTCGATCGCCAGAAGCTGGTCGACGAGATCCTCAACGGACACGGATCGGTTGCGTACAGCGTCGGCGACGGCATGCCCTGGGCTTCCGACGATATGAAGTGCGGCACCGATGTCGAACGCGCTAAGTCGATCCTCGCCGAGGGCGGATGGACGGCGGCAAGCGACGGCGTTTTGGAGAAAGACGGCGTGCGCGCCGAGTTCGACCTGTACTACCCGGCCAACGACAGCGTGCGTCAATCGTTCGCCCACGAGTTCTCCAGCCAGATGCGCGAGCTGGGCATTGCGGTGAGCCTGCGCGGAACCGACTGGGACGAGATCTTCGCCCATGGGTATTCCGACCCCGTCTTGTGGGGATGGGGGACCAACAGCCCCCTCGAAACCTACACACTGTACCGCTCGTCCAGCGAGGGCAACTACGCAGGCTATGCCAACCAGGACTGCGACGCCTACCTTGACGCCGCCCTTGCGCAGCCCAGCGTCGAAGAGTCGTTCGCGTATTGGAAGCGCGCGCAGTGGGACGGGTCGCAGGGCTTCGCTCCGCAAGGAGAGGCCGCCTGGGTGTGGATGGCAAACATCGACCATCTGTACTTCGTGCGCGACGGCCTTAACATAGCGCCCCAGAAACCCCATCCGCACGGACACGGTTGGTCGTTGGCGAACAACGTCGATCGATGGACCTGGTAG
- the truA gene encoding tRNA pseudouridine(38-40) synthase TruA, producing MEELTDRRIGAGDPEPQGGGGVPEATFSISLGYRGQAFRGFARQPGQPTVQGELEHALSLMLRRSVEVVCAGRTDAGVHARNQVVSVDVTAAEAQALAGRRTVRSLNALTHDDIVVHAVQRRSPGFSARFDAVEREYRYRICTGDAPPLFMRDFSWFVSGSLDVGAMREAAACFIGEHDYKSFCKAVSAIDKPTCRYVSEVSLFEEVEMGERVTVVRVVGNAFLHSMVRTMVGSLVMVGKGQRDPGWIARALEARDRTAAGECAPARGLVFWDVRY from the coding sequence ATGGAAGAGCTCACGGACAGGCGTATCGGCGCCGGGGATCCCGAACCGCAGGGAGGCGGCGGGGTCCCCGAGGCGACGTTCTCGATCTCCCTGGGGTATCGGGGGCAGGCGTTTCGCGGTTTCGCGCGGCAGCCCGGCCAGCCGACGGTTCAGGGCGAGCTCGAGCACGCCCTGTCGCTCATGCTGCGCCGCTCGGTCGAAGTGGTGTGCGCGGGCCGCACCGATGCCGGCGTCCACGCGCGCAACCAGGTGGTCTCGGTGGACGTGACGGCCGCCGAGGCACAAGCGCTTGCGGGCCGTCGGACCGTCCGCTCGCTCAACGCCCTCACCCACGACGACATCGTCGTGCACGCGGTGCAGCGCCGATCCCCCGGTTTCTCCGCCCGCTTCGACGCCGTCGAGCGCGAATACCGTTACCGCATCTGCACAGGCGACGCACCGCCCCTGTTCATGCGGGATTTCTCCTGGTTCGTGTCCGGTTCGCTCGATGTCGGGGCCATGCGCGAGGCGGCCGCTTGCTTCATCGGCGAGCACGACTACAAGAGCTTCTGCAAGGCGGTGTCCGCCATCGATAAGCCGACCTGCCGGTACGTGAGCGAAGTCTCGCTGTTCGAAGAGGTCGAGATGGGCGAGCGCGTGACCGTCGTGCGCGTGGTGGGAAACGCGTTTCTGCACTCCATGGTGCGCACGATGGTGGGGTCGCTCGTCATGGTGGGGAAGGGCCAGCGGGATCCCGGTTGGATCGCGCGGGCCCTCGAAGCCCGCGACCGCACGGCCGCCGGCGAATGCGCTCCCGCCCGCGGACTGGTGTTCTGGGATGTGAGGTACTGA
- a CDS encoding ABC transporter permease translates to MARIARTAREGLGASRPKRPPLAASPLAFASLVAVLTSIALFIAYPLARLTQRGFVDDQGAPGLALGVLAGNLDLIANSAFVGALVAVASTALALAVALAIAYGNRLFSRALLGISMLSLISPPFVASLAYLELFGKSGLVTYGLLGLRIDPYGWVGVVLMQTLFFTAINVLLLVSVLRRLDRRMFEAARDLGSTSSTVLRRIVLPLLRPSILVCMLLTFVRSISDYGTPVVIGGSFETVATEIYMQIIGYSDLQAAAALNILLAAVAIVVFAAYGRLSKSSDGLVSGSMDLSAGVGDRTRPESPLQLKGVIGCAAGIVAGLFLAFMIALYATIVRAAFTAGIGWNASFTLSHITHLADYDLAPLGRSLVFALIAALAGTVIGALVAYFADRRAITFGKGLKFLVTMPYMLPGTCLGLGYILAFNAPPLKLTATAAIIVLVLTFKQLAISTNAFSTTMAQISPELDMAARDLGASEARTFVQVLLPNLRTAAAVGFVDAFSSAMCAYGAVIFLVSPSHKVAIFELFDALAGGKYGEAAAISLAIIALTVFVNVAFAALMLSRRRTNRA, encoded by the coding sequence ATGGCACGCATCGCCCGAACAGCGCGCGAAGGACTCGGTGCTTCCCGCCCGAAGCGCCCGCCGCTTGCCGCATCGCCCCTCGCGTTCGCGTCCCTCGTCGCGGTCCTCACATCGATCGCCCTGTTCATAGCCTATCCGCTCGCGCGGCTGACGCAGCGCGGCTTCGTCGACGACCAGGGTGCGCCGGGCCTCGCCCTCGGCGTGCTTGCCGGCAACCTCGACCTCATCGCGAACAGCGCCTTCGTCGGGGCCCTGGTGGCGGTGGCGTCGACAGCGCTGGCGCTTGCCGTCGCCCTTGCCATCGCGTACGGGAACAGGCTGTTCTCGCGGGCGCTTCTGGGCATCTCCATGCTCTCGCTGATCTCCCCGCCCTTCGTCGCGTCGCTTGCCTACCTCGAGCTATTCGGGAAAAGCGGGCTTGTCACCTACGGCCTGCTGGGGCTGCGCATCGACCCGTACGGATGGGTCGGCGTCGTGCTCATGCAGACGCTGTTCTTCACCGCCATCAACGTGCTGCTGCTGGTAAGCGTCCTGCGCCGCCTCGACCGCCGCATGTTCGAGGCGGCCCGCGACCTGGGATCGACGAGCTCGACCGTGCTGCGGCGCATCGTCTTGCCCCTCCTGCGCCCCTCGATCCTGGTCTGCATGCTGCTCACCTTCGTGAGGTCGATCTCCGACTACGGAACGCCCGTGGTGATCGGCGGCAGCTTCGAAACCGTCGCCACCGAGATATACATGCAGATCATCGGCTACTCCGACCTGCAGGCCGCCGCAGCGCTCAACATCCTTCTGGCCGCCGTGGCGATCGTGGTGTTCGCCGCCTACGGGCGCCTCTCCAAGTCCTCCGACGGGTTGGTTTCGGGCAGCATGGACCTTTCCGCCGGAGTGGGGGACCGAACACGACCCGAAAGCCCGCTTCAGCTGAAAGGCGTCATCGGATGCGCGGCGGGCATCGTCGCGGGGCTGTTCCTCGCCTTCATGATCGCGCTCTACGCGACCATCGTGCGCGCGGCCTTCACCGCCGGAATCGGATGGAACGCGTCGTTCACCCTCTCCCACATAACCCACCTCGCCGACTACGACCTGGCCCCTCTGGGACGGAGCCTCGTCTTCGCGCTCATCGCGGCGCTGGCCGGCACCGTTATCGGAGCCCTGGTCGCCTACTTCGCCGACCGGCGCGCGATAACCTTCGGGAAGGGGCTGAAGTTCCTGGTCACCATGCCCTACATGCTGCCGGGAACCTGCCTGGGGCTCGGATACATCCTCGCGTTCAACGCCCCTCCCCTGAAGCTCACCGCAACGGCCGCCATCATCGTGCTGGTGCTGACCTTCAAGCAGCTCGCCATATCGACCAACGCCTTCTCGACGACGATGGCCCAGATCAGCCCCGAACTCGATATGGCCGCGCGCGACCTGGGCGCATCCGAGGCCCGCACGTTTGTCCAGGTGCTGCTGCCGAACCTGCGCACCGCGGCCGCCGTGGGCTTCGTCGACGCGTTCTCGTCGGCCATGTGCGCCTACGGCGCCGTGATCTTCCTCGTCTCCCCCAGCCACAAGGTGGCGATCTTCGAGCTGTTCGATGCGCTTGCCGGCGGCAAGTACGGGGAAGCGGCCGCCATATCGCTGGCCATTATCGCCCTCACCGTATTCGTCAACGTCGCGTTCGCGGCGCTCATGCTTTCAAGGAGGCGCACGAACCGTGCTTGA